CATGGCAACCTAAAGTGTGCGTGCGAAAATCAAATCTCTCCATCTTCCCATGCTTGCAACCTAACCTATCCAACATTGAGCCATTTTCCGAAGTTTTCTGAGTGTTTTGTGCGAAAAGAGAAACTtaggggtggggagagaaaccatctttAAGGTTTTTAATACTTAGCAACATTTTTGAAATAAGGGATGAATTAGCCACTTTGTAAACTTCATATTAGAAATTAGAGTTCTTATTTGATACAAAAAGTTGACATTATATGTTGGACACCATACAAAATATATATGGAATCACTATTTTTTCTATCACCATCATGATCATCACttgatgagagagagagaatcaAAATAGTTTACggtgtttaattttaaaagtataccGAAGTATCTGAATTGTTGAgacttttctctcttctcttcttcatcTATCTTTTGCCCCTTTTCAATTGAGTGATCATCGTACCATATTTTCGAGTGGCCATAATAGCATATAAAAAGATGTAATTCTAGAACAGTTTTTCCATTGTAGATTACGAAACCGTGTATCTATGCTATTTTATCCTATGAACTCATGGTCGATCGTCTATCTTTGTACAATTTTTAGCGGTCCCACGAAATATTAAAGAGAACAACATTATCTGCGACTCGATCCAATAATATCTTCGGTTTTCTGAAATCCAAAAAACAACAGTCTAGGCTCTCTTGgccttttccaaaaaaaaaaaaaaaaaaaaaaaacagtctAGCCCCAAAAAAGGAAACCACTCAAACATGTGGACTACATGGGGTATAGAAACCCCAAGCCCATCAGTATGAACCCCTGGGATCCATTCCTAGATTCATGTCAGCAGTTTTTTGTGGGGGGTGTCAACGTGTTAGTGAGTCTATGTGCTTAACTTTATCCAGCTCTTATTATATAGTTCTATCTGATCCAGATTATTTGGTATCACTATTCCTTGGTCAATAATCACTTCTTTCATTAAACAAGAGCCCTAGGACAACATCTTTAAGATAAAAGACAAAAGAAAAGATATAAGCCAACTCATTTGACCAATATCCAAGACCCTCCAACACCTTTATACCAGCCTAACATTAACAACACCAATACTAGACCCTAGAAGCAGAATCACAAGACTAGCAACACCTATAAACCTAGCAAACATGCTACTATCACATAAAAACATACACGACAGAAACAGCCCCTGCAGAATCACTGCACTAAAATCCTAGATCCTGCAAGCAGAATTACACCAGAGAGGCAGCACCAGTTACCATTTGGACGGTGACCTCTTGGCATTTTCAGCTACGAGACGCAACAGCTACATCTCACAACCATGATATCCAAGTATCCATCCATTGCCAACGAATCCACTATTTGAATTGCTTCGCTGTTTATGTGTACAAAGCAAACATCCTGCATCACGCGCAACATATTCTTCAACTTGTTGCTCAAAAatcctatcaacaacaaatttgTTAAGATCATACCAAAAATGATTAACATATAGATCATTCAAGTGACCAATTCAATTGATCATAAAccataaatttgtttatatttccTATATGAATCAAGTGAACAATTATATCACATCGCGGAAAATTATTTGACCTTGGAAAGTACATCTAGAAAGTAGAAACCACTATGGAAAATACAAAATGCAGAAACCAGAAAGAATTTATATAACAAAACTGTTGTAGCAAGCAGTGATTGTCTCTCCAAGCTAGGGGTTTACAATGAAGCCTGCTCGAAAGTACAAGTTCTGCAGCAAGTTGATAGCAAGATCCATCAATTCTTTTGTAGCTGTAATTCTTGTTCCCTAAGTCATTTCAGAAACCTGCAGCCAGCAGTTGAAGTTTTTTAGCTCCCCATCACGAATCACGATTGAGTTCTTTGTTCATTTTTCCAAGAATTTTTTGCAACTTCAGCAGAGGAGTCACTGGATTCCCCATTTCCATCCTTGGGTTTAGAAAAGAAAGGATCCCATTCATGAGGTCCTACCTCACGCTGTCCCTCATCCAACAATGCATATTTCCAACTATTCTCCTCGATGAAGTTTTCATCCGTGCGACCTTCGATAATATCCTTCCTCAAATTGGTAACCTTATCAATCACCGCTTGTACAGAAACATCAAAAGCATCTTTCAAAGTCTCTAACTTAGAACGAGGATCAGCATACACTAATCTAGGAATGAGACTAATCACCTCCTCTCTCATAATCCTCACTTGCTCCTCAGGTATCTGACTAAGCCTCTCCTCTATACTAACATTCCTCTTCCGAATATCATCCTCAGGAATGAACACAGAATACTTAGTATAATCCTTAGGAAGATGCCAAGTATATTGCGTATACGCCGAACCCGGATGGAAAAACACGGGTATACAACCTGCTAGCATTGAATCAAAAGCAGATCTTCTTGTATAAGAATCACCCTGAGGTTGAAGACAAAAAAGTGACCCCTGAAACATCTGCATTATAGAACTAGGAGAATGACATTTACTCTCCCCAAAATCACACTCCAAAAGCTTCCCAACTTTAGAACTCCTACATTGCTCAATTATTTGACCCCTAATCGATTTTGGATTATCAGGACGCGGCGCACCAGCAAAAGAGAAAAGCCATTTCCTCTCCAACCTTCTCATCCTCTCCTGCCAAACAAACACATCTGCATCTTTTGCAGGGTGGAAATAAGTAGGATAAGGAATCCCAAAATCATTAGCATTCCAAGGACTAGATTCAACAACAAGCATAGACATATTCTTAGCAGCAGGTAAAAACAAAAGCTTGTTCCCCCAATCCGTTTCTTCCTCAGACAATCTCCTAAAATCCCAAGTTATCCTACCAGCAACAAGAAAATGATCTCTCCCATTCATAACACTCCATTCAGGTCTCTTCACAAGCCAGTCAACAAGATCAATAGAAGCAGCATCTCTCATAGAAATATTATAACCCCAAAGATATCTAGCA
This genomic interval from Trifolium pratense cultivar HEN17-A07 linkage group LG6, ARS_RC_1.1, whole genome shotgun sequence contains the following:
- the LOC123890031 gene encoding xyloglucan galactosyltransferase MUR3-like translates to MRRRPLPGILSNQMEKSTIKTPNSRIFFLASLSAFFWLLLLYFHFIILPQSTTTTTTTTTPPRKNFGFPDVKNQNPIQIHQKNLTFITSSLETDPCVGRYIYVHDLPSRFNQDMLRDCKSLSLWTNMCKFVTNAGLGPPLENVDGVFSDTGWYATNQFAVDVIFANRMKQYECLTNDSSIAAAVFVPFYAGFDIARYLWGYNISMRDAASIDLVDWLVKRPEWSVMNGRDHFLVAGRITWDFRRLSEEETDWGNKLLFLPAAKNMSMLVVESSPWNANDFGIPYPTYFHPAKDADVFVWQERMRRLERKWLFSFAGAPRPDNPKSIRGQIIEQCRSSKVGKLLECDFGESKCHSPSSIMQMFQGSLFCLQPQGDSYTRRSAFDSMLAGCIPVFFHPGSAYTQYTWHLPKDYTKYSVFIPEDDIRKRNVSIEERLSQIPEEQVRIMREEVISLIPRLVYADPRSKLETLKDAFDVSVQAVIDKVTNLRKDIIEGRTDENFIEENSWKYALLDEGQREVGPHEWDPFFSKPKDGNGESSDSSAEVAKNSWKNEQRTQS